A stretch of DNA from Fundulus heteroclitus isolate FHET01 chromosome 22, MU-UCD_Fhet_4.1, whole genome shotgun sequence:
ACGGAAATCCCGGGCATGCAGGAGGAGCGGACGGGACTCAGGGGCGTCTGCGGCGTGGGGACCCTGCCCGAGGCGGAGTGCGCGTCCAGCCCGCTGGCGACGAGCGTGGACCGCGCCGAGGACGAGGAGCTCACCAACCTCAACTGGCTCCACGAGAACCTGCTGCAGAACTTCACCCTCGGGGGCCCCGAGGCCCAGCCGAGCGGCAGCCCCCTCTTTGACATCGAGGGAGACTACAAGCCCGACCAGGGCCCTTCGTCGTCCTCGTCGTCGCAGAACCGGGGCAGGGACCGGGACTCGCTGAAATCCAAGCCCCCCTTCTCCTTCTCCCTCCTCATCTACATGGCCATCGAGCAGTCTCCCAGCAAGTCGCTGCCTGTCAAAGAGATCTACGGCTGGATCCTGGAGCACTTCCCTTACTTCTCCAACGCTCCCACGGGCTGGAAGAACTCAGTCCGACACAACTTGTCTCTAAATAAATGCTTCCGCAAGGTCGACAGGAGTTTGGGGAAGGTAGGTCGGGGGAGGCGTTCCTCCTGACTTTCTGAAGCCGACACGCATCGGTTTATCACAGTTCATTTTAGTACATCGAAAAGTTGCTTTATTTCAGCAATTCAGGGCTAAAAGTGACACTAATATGTGGATTTACTACACATACTGATATGATTGTACGCATAATTCTGATGCGTTCTTTTTAATACAGACATGTCAGCctgctacactgcaaaagctaaactaaaaataagtcaaattttcttaaactgagtgtatgtgtccttgatttgagcacgcaaataagatgatttgccaatggaataagatttctgcacttaaaataggaacaattcatctccatcatcctatttcaagtgcagtatatctaattatcttattttaggggtcaaaatactcattccattgacagctcatcttatttacctgctcaaatcaaggacaaagacactaaattcaagaaaatttgacttaattttagttctgtttttgcagtgtgatatGTGCATTTAAAGCTTGGATGGGGCTCATCGTGCTCGGATTGTTGCGTCTATGTAAATTGGGAAGCTCTGCCGTTTCTACCTGGGCTATGGCGTTTAGAATAAGTTGCCGTTCGTGCGCAGCGCTGCCACGGTCAGTAAAGCAGGGGTTGGTagtttggcagtgtgggcaggagtcagcagagggaagcatgaagttgTCTGAGTTTATGGGGAGCTTAATAAACTGTTAGACCAACAACAGAATGTGACTTGGTTCCCAGAAACCTCATACTGACCCTCAAACAGCTTAAATTATGTGCCACTCCTTCTCCTCACTCTGGgatcttgatttccaaatgaaaatgcaaagtTTAGTTTTATCTGAAAAGAGGAACTTGGACCAGGACCACTGAGCTGATGAGGTAGGCTCATGACGTCTCTGGCTCAGGAGGGGCTTCCTCAAACCTCAAACCTGTGGATGGGCCACAGtttctccttccactcaactttccgtCACTCTGCTCGGACACGGTGCTCTGTGAACGGCCAGCGTTTCTATCAGGGACCTTTTTGAGCCTCGGCGTCGTTATGGAGGGTTTTACCGACTATTTGCTGGATAATTATCAGAACATTTCAGTATTACAATTATTTAGGGTCTTAAGTTCTATCCTGATTTCCTGAGGAAATAACTGTTTTTACTAGCCAAAGACAAACAAAGACAGACCCCATTCTGTGTAAGCAATCAATATAATACACAGGTTTTCCCATTTTGTATGGAACTGCTGaagtaaattaacttttttgagGGAATTCGAATTTATTGAGATCAACTTTTACcctcaaatatttaaaattctcACATGtactgtcattttatttactaacaagGCAGTAACAAGTAGCACAAGTACGTCTGTTTTCATTGGTGGGGGCGACTGGGACCGACGGTCCGTTGCAGCGTATAGAGCTGCAGCGTCGCTCATGTGGCAGAGGACTGAGCTGCAGGGACCTCTGTGACTTTGCTGCGATAGGAGAGGAATCCGGTCAAGGTCACAGAGGAAATGCAAACACAGCACACCAGTGAAGGACGCTCGCTCCTGAAGCACCTCAGGTTAGCGCGGCCGTTTCAGCCGGACGGACGCGTCCAGCCGTTTGAACTCCCGGGCGTCAAGAGTTTAGGGAAGGAAGCAAAGACGACTTGCTGCCGCAGTAAGGATTGTGTGCCGGAGAAGTTTATTTAGGATGCGTGCTAGCTTAAAAGAAGAGACACTAAAGCATagaactacactgcaaaaacggaactaaaaataactaaaatcttcttgaaatgagtgcatttatccttgatttgagctggtaaataaaattatttgccaatggaataagatttttgcacttaaaataggaagaactcatctccatcatcctatttaaagtgcaggatgtctaattgtcttattttaggggtcaaaatactcattccattggcagataatcttatttacctgctcaaatcaaggacaaatgtactaatttcaagaaattcttacttatttttagctgtgTTTTTACAGTGTAGGAGAGCActgaactggaaaaaaaactcttaaattTAAAAAGGGGACCATTTATTCTAAGGTTTTATGTGTTTAGCACATATCTAGCTGTTTGGTCTTCAACAGCAACTGCATTGATTTTTGGCCTCATCGTTTTTTAAAGGATTGGAAACTGTTGAACGGGGAAATCTGTGGTTTGTGGCTTTGTACATTTGAGCCTAGATTTAAATACTTCTATAACCTGGTTAGGGCCGGATCACTGAATGGTTAGGAATGCAAATCAATGTTGTTGTCTCAGTTTAAGTGGAATGAGTCAGAATTTCTGCCTCTTTGCTTTAATTACCTTAACAGTCCACTTTCGCCCTATAGATGTGTTTTTATCGTTTCCTGTAAAGGTTCTCCCGTGACTCAAAGGAGATGTTCTCAACGCACAGGTTGCTGTCAGagatgttcacattttgtcaagtcGGCGTTTTATTTGCTCTCCATCTGATCAACAGAGTAGAGCATAATTATAAAGTGGAAGGGAAATGATGGAtggtttaaagttttttattttattttttttgaggaaAGTTCTGAAAAGTTAAAACTTTGCAATTCTTTCTTTTCTTAGAGAATGATTTTTTGCaccattcttctttgtaaaattgATCAAACTGAGCTACAAATTGTCACTTGGACTTCGGTCTGGCCTAGTCTAACACTTGATGAACGTTTAAAACGTTTCATTATTGCTTCATGTTTAGGCTCATCTTCCCTCCTCCAGgattgggtgtttttttttagtccccTCCCTCCGTTTCCTctaaccagcttccctgtcccagcTGGAGAACAGCGTCCCCGCTGCATACCGCTGCCGCCGCCTTGTTTCATCACAGGGATGTGGCTTCAGCGCGTCAGATGTTCAGCCGCATGGCGTTTCCAGCCTTCAGGCCAAatagttcagttctgtctcaGAAGCGGCGCGCCGACTTCCTCCACCTTGCTCGTGGCAGTCTGACGCACAGACTCGTCGCCTTTAAAAAGGGCCGCCGCTCTCTGATTCGTGGTGAATTTCTTTTGGGGCAACAGTAGCAAAAGATTGGCTGGTGTTGCTCCACACAGTCTCCTAACATGTAGTGgaaccccctcccccctcccaaaaaaaaaaaaattatttcaggtAGTAATAATATCAAATTTGTGCAAAATCTGGAAATTGCTGTTCTACAATTCATGATGGTGGAGAGTGAAGAAGGCAACTCGTTTGCAACACGGCGTCCGGTTTTAAACCCGAGCGTGTGGTCTGACTCTCCCCCAGCTCCGCTCGGCCGGTGCCGTGTGGGCCCGGCCTGGACCGGTCTGGCCCGGTCTGATATTTGTCCCCCACCTTGGGAGGAGACGGCTGTCGGGGCTCGGCGAGCAGCAGCCCGGCGCAGGCTGCTCAGCATGCAGGTGCGCAGTGTGAGTCCTTCGTCTGCTGAGACGCCAGCGCCGGTTTCGCATGACACTGGCTGGTGGTTTGCGTTGCCATGGAGACATTTCCTCCTTCCTGCATCAGAGCCGGTTGGTAATCTGAGTCAAGGttactctcctcctcctcctcctcccctccctcGCTCTGCTCTCCCGTACCGGGCCCAGAGCACGGCGCTATCAGACGAAGCGGCACGCCGCCCCGCTCCTCGTCGCGCTCCCAGCGGCGCTTCCTGTTTGCAGCCGCTGTCGGTGAATTCGTCTGAGCAAACGTGGCGATCATGCATCTTGTGCAGTTAGTGAGGTTTTCGTCTGCAGGGTTGTGCGTTTTGGCTTTAATGTGTTTATATGTAGTTTTATTATAGGAGCGTTTGACCTGATTTGCTTCCTGTGTGGACAGTTTGTCATTGACCAGCCACTTACAGTGAATGCAAAATTGTTCATACTCTTACAAATTTCACTGTTTTTGTCGGCCGTTTGTGatcagaccaacacaaagtagtgcatgaaTAATACATAGTGTTATAAATAGtgttatacactgcaaaaacagaactataaataagtaaaatgttcttaaaatgggtgtatttgtccttgatttgagcaggtaaataatatgatttgccaatggaattaagatttttgcacctaaaataggaacatcatcttatttcaagtgcaggatgtctaattatcttattttaggggtcaaaatactcattccattggcagatgatcttatttacctgctcaaatcaaggataaatacactaactttaagaacattttacttatttttagatccgtttttgcagtgtaaataaaaatgtagaagcAGGGTGAGCATTCGTCTCTGACTTTGCCTTCAAAAACCACCTAGATATGATATAGTGTCCACACGTGTGATTGATGCTCAGTGtgtgaatccagctgttctctaAAGGTTTGTTgaagaacatcagtgaacagaCGGCCTCGTGAAGACTGAGGGATAAAGGGATAAAGTTCCAGACAAACTGAAAGCAAGTTCGGGTCATAAAATAATGTCCCAAGTGTTTTAACATCTCGGCAGCGCTGGTCGATCCCTCATCTGAAAATCAGAGTCCAGCACCAGCGCAATCCCACCGAGGTGAACACATGGTGAAATCCCAGAGGAGAACGCTGTGAGACAGGAGGAGAGGCCGCACATCCCGGCTGGACCAGAACTCCTTGCATATAGCCCAACCTAGCAAGAACCTAGAGTCTTTCCTGTCACTGTCTAACCATAATGACActttttggtgagacaccgaCTCAGAGTTCACAAATAACACACGTTGAGAGTGtgctgaacaacaacaacaacgctTCCTGAGAAACCAAacgtgtgcaaatagtcctcaGCATTtgtgaaaatttgaaaaaaaaagaccggTAGCCGTGAGGTTACCGAATGATATGAAAATACTAATCTACCAGATAAATGCTCCCTGAGAAGTAGCATAAACTGAAATGTTCAAGTTCATAAACTGCAGTTTGCATGAATGTCCAAACgaaacactccctgagaagctACATTGTCCACTATCAGTCCTTagcaaaaactgaaatgatCCAGTAGCAGAAATAAATCTTAACTGGGTTAAGAGCTTGTGGACCCAGCAACATGTTAGTagactatgaactgggctggtggtttatttcaACCGTGGGCCTCACAGCTTTCAAAAATTATCTGTTTTTGAGTGGATTAGGTTTTGATTtaatgctttaatgttcctgagTCGATTTCCTAATGGAAGAGAAGGGATGATTTAAATCTAAGCATATCGATGTGTCAAagcggcccagtcaaagtccagacatcaGTCCAATTGAGAAGCTGTGGTGCTCtgtcgacttttttttttttttttaaggaaagaaGAATTTGAGACAATTCTGagacaaagtttgtgaattgaCTGACGCAGAAGATTTGGGGCAGTGTTTTCCAAAGTTGCCCGTTTATCGACACACACTGATTCTTCCTCCCTCTCTAGTCGGCTGTAAGGAGTTTAACCTGACCCCGTAAGTGCAGCGTTCTCCGTAGGGATCAAAGCTTTCAGGGGCAGCGAGGCTTGCATCGACGCTAAATGACTCCTTAGCACCTTGAATAAGTGGTGAACCGGATGCGTTTGTTTGGTTCTGCAGGCGAACGGAAAAGGTTCCCTCTGGTGTGTTGACCCCGAGTATCGGCCCAACCTAATCCAAGCTCTAAAGAAGCAGCACTTCCCAGCCGTACATGCCTTCTGCACGCCACCCGCCTCCCCGCCCAGGTAAACCGCCACCAATCTCACCCAATGGAGGCCTGCAGCAGCTTAAACAGCTCTGTCTCTGTTCTAAACTATCTCAGCGTTCCTTTCTTTAGTTAAAAAACCTGCTCTCCGAAGTCAACATGTAAGCAtcagtgtgttttgtttgtttgttttttttcccccccagtgcCTCCTCGCCTCCTCGCCACCTCTTTCTACAAGGCTGCTCGTTCAAAGGTGAGACTTAAACCTGTTTCGGCTTGTGACGTTTTATCCGCTAGTTTTCTAATCAGCCCGTGTTTGTGttgcctttttgtgttttttttttttgtttttgttctgctttttacatgtttcagtCCAACAACATCCAGCATCTCTGTTTTTGCCCTTCAGCTCGTAGTTCGCTGTGTTGCTTTTAGCTCATGGATGCCTCATGTACACCATAACATTGTGAGCCCTCAATCGATGGCGCCCCCTGCACCCCCCCGTTTTTAGCTTCTTGGATTTGTAACCTTGACGACAAGCAGAGCTTTTGCTGGTGCTCAGTGTCAAGCACTCAGTCTCGGTGTAATCATTAATAATTTAGCGCTGCAGAAGTGAGCTACGAGGCTTTCAGACACGTCGTCAGGTCTGGAAAGATCCCGAAGCGCTCTCGCTGTCAGTGttgttgactttttatttttctaattttattattatttatttattttttgcttctcGGGTTTGCTCACCCGATGgggtgagattcctgaaggaAGCCCGTCACCCAGTCCTGGCAGAGATGCCGCTCGTCCACGCTGCCACGGCCTAGGATTGACCATCATGCATGTTTTCTCCTCTTCCAGAGTCTGACattgatgctgccactgccatgaTGCTCTTAAACTCTGCCCCTGGGCACCACGTTGACCCATGTAAGAGAATCCACACTCATCGTTTTGTTTCTGGTCTCCTGCCTCTTTCATGCCACACTGTCATTGcttacttctttttttgtttttgttttttacgttGCTTCTTTGGTCTGTTTGTGTGCTTTTACATGTCTGCGTCTGTTTAAACGCACTTCCGGGTCTTGCTCTGGGAAGGACTGATGAATACAACGTCTATTTGATGGACAATGTCGCTCAAACGTTTCGTTTGAAAAGCATACTTgatcaaaaaaaacaaacaaaaacaagaatagTGGCATTTGGTCAGCTTACTATACCAGTCAGCTAATGGACATTCACTCATTATCAGCACAGACACCAGGTCAACTTATACATACAGGCTTAAATATATAGAAAGCTGCAGAGAAACCACAAGATACAGTACAACagtaattccaaaaaaagttaaaaaagcaaaacaactggacttttttccgaagtttgaagatttaaaatgtctggagtagtgtggagttccaaacACTAACCaaactactccagacattttgaattgagaaaagctttctggatgggaagcgaaacgtcttcaaacttcagaaaaaaagttcagtttttttttttttttttttagcttttttggaatgaccatgacctggaagactgagaatcttcaccaataCACAATAATGTTGGTAGATTTCACGATGCCTCGGCAGAGTTTTCACGCCGGACGCCCTTCCTGACTCAACCCGTATAAAAGATGCAGACTTGGCCCACAGAGGGCCGGATATGGTGATTATTGCTATAAGGTTAAATTTGCGATGTATTGTGCAGCCCTGTTTTGTAGCCATCAATAAGTTTCTTGCATAATTTACCGCCTTTCTTATTAGAGATGGGAGAGTTCATTGAACTTGGTTTCCTGGCACAGAGTGAAATTTTATGCATAGTTCATGAATGTTAAGGAAGTCGGGGTCCTGGCCGACCCTGAATCTTAAATTTAATCCTAATTCAGTTTTACCGTCTCCAGTTGTCCAGGTTTAAATCATCTAGATCCTGTTTTGCacatagtttcttttttttttattccacccAGTTTGTCTAAGGCACAAGTAGTACTGAAAACAAACCCtgagcatgatgctaccaccaccatgttgggccgcTGTCACAATGTTTACAGGTTTAAAAGCCTCAAGCTGCTTAATCTGTGTCTCATCGGTCCGTACAGCTTTTCTACAGAGGGCCTCTGGCTCATGTTAGTCAGACTGGAAGGTCTGAATGGTGGATCGGAGGATTTGTTCTGGGTCATCGCCCTCACTGCGCAAAGGAACCCTGATGTCTCAGCACAGACTTGTTCATGATCGCCTGGAGCCTCGGTAGTTTTTGGACTGTTTCTGAACATCGGAGGTGGAAGTTTGGGTCTGTGTAATTAAACTTGGACACAGTTTAGTGTTTTAACTGGACAGTGACTGTAGACGACTGCTGTTTGAGTCCACGAAACAGGCTAACTTTAagtcactgcaaaaacagaactagaaataagtaaactgttcttaaaattagagtagttatccttgatttgagcaggtaaataagatgatttgccaatggaataagattattgcacttgaaataggaacaattcatctcaatcatcttatttcaagtgcaggatgtctaattatcttattttaggggtcaaaatactcattccattggcagataatattatttacctgctcaagtcaAGGATAACTACTctaagtttaaaaacattttagttatttttagatccgtttttgcagcgtGTGGAATGGGAGCGACCAACATGTAATGCACTATATTGCCGAAAGTATTGGCTGACATGCCTTGACTTGCTTATAAACTTAAATGACGTCCCGTTTTTAGTCCATATTGTTCATTGTGACGTTggtccaccctttgcagctgtaacagcttcaactcttctgggaaggctgtccaaAGGTCCTGGAGTGTTCCTGGGACTGTTTGACCCTTC
This window harbors:
- the foxn2a gene encoding forkhead box protein N2 isoform X1, encoding MGPIIGMSPEKKTEIPGMQEERTGLRGVCGVGTLPEAECASSPLATSVDRAEDEELTNLNWLHENLLQNFTLGGPEAQPSGSPLFDIEGDYKPDQGPSSSSSSQNRGRDRDSLKSKPPFSFSLLIYMAIEQSPSKSLPVKEIYGWILEHFPYFSNAPTGWKNSVRHNLSLNKCFRKVDRSLGKANGKGSLWCVDPEYRPNLIQALKKQHFPAVHAFCTPPASPPSASSPPRHLFLQGCSFKESDIDAATAMMLLNSAPGHHVDPCNSDVPLDLSRPDSVLVSSDPKQDHNYSSAALQRCSSRSSSSSLSSLDEGGCERRQSRRAGSEGFHSDEDSDLWDERAVRQTPRRPAAIKWPISKRPRREAKPELDEELKEAAGSLLHLAGIRSCTEGSKRTVKSTKLHRK
- the foxn2a gene encoding forkhead box protein N2 isoform X2, with product MGPIIGMSPEKKTEIPGMQEERTGLRGVCGVGTLPEAECASSPLATSVDRAEDEELTNLNWLHENLLQNFTLGGPEAQPSGSPLFDIEGDYKPDQGPSSSSSSQNRGRDRDSLKSKPPFSFSLLIYMAIEQSPSKSLPVKEIYGWILEHFPYFSNAPTGWKNSVRHNLSLNKCFRKVDRSLGKANGKGSLWCVDPEYRPNLIQALKKQHFPAVHAFCTPPASPPSASSPPRHLFLQGCSFKGNSDVPLDLSRPDSVLVSSDPKQDHNYSSAALQRCSSRSSSSSLSSLDEGGCERRQSRRAGSEGFHSDEDSDLWDERAVRQTPRRPAAIKWPISKRPRREAKPELDEELKEAAGSLLHLAGIRSCTEGSKRTVKSTKLHRK